Proteins encoded by one window of Prosthecobacter vanneervenii:
- a CDS encoding helix-turn-helix transcriptional regulator has protein sequence MPDAHAPAGPWPTWIRRQLRRGWPRRVHLALESGTPSLRGGLPVHDSPRFSICLSGTGRYIVLRQQKQEIITLQRGDAIVAAPHALMEPHTSARYLAMGFVFTPEMTRFLLAKKGPAGHRFLQAHHASRALDEDGRHFLQALQNRRHAPPDDLAARRLVELLLVMAAEVAAQPEPPASAAGKARFTWLAACRFLQENLHHPIGRQDVARFLHLHPNHVSRLFREFSGQSFLDYLLQARLERAQPLLKVPHRNITEIAHACGFRDSNYFIRCYRRKFGRSPGQDRLSHFE, from the coding sequence CATCTGGCCCTGGAGTCCGGCACTCCATCCCTGCGCGGCGGGCTGCCCGTGCATGACAGCCCGCGCTTCTCCATCTGCCTCTCCGGCACTGGGCGCTACATCGTCCTGCGGCAGCAGAAGCAGGAAATCATCACGCTGCAGCGCGGGGACGCCATCGTGGCCGCGCCGCACGCGCTGATGGAGCCTCACACATCAGCGCGCTATCTTGCCATGGGTTTCGTCTTCACGCCGGAAATGACACGTTTCCTGCTGGCCAAGAAAGGCCCGGCCGGCCACCGGTTTCTGCAGGCTCATCATGCCTCACGGGCGCTGGATGAGGATGGGCGGCACTTTCTCCAGGCCCTGCAAAACCGCCGCCATGCACCGCCTGATGACTTGGCCGCACGCCGCCTCGTGGAACTCCTGCTCGTTATGGCCGCTGAGGTGGCCGCGCAGCCAGAGCCTCCGGCCTCCGCTGCTGGCAAGGCGCGCTTCACCTGGCTGGCAGCCTGCAGGTTTCTACAGGAGAACCTCCATCACCCCATCGGCAGGCAGGATGTCGCGAGATTCCTCCATCTGCATCCCAACCACGTGTCCAGGCTGTTCCGGGAGTTTAGCGGACAGTCTTTTCTCGATTACCTGCTGCAGGCGCGGCTGGAGCGCGCCCAGCCTTTGCTGAAGGTTCCGCATCGAAACATCACTGAAATCGCGCACGCCTGCGGCTTCCGTGATTCCAATTATTTTATCCGCTGTTACCGGCGCAAGTTCGGCAGATCCCCCGGCCAAGACCGCCTGTCGCATTTCGAATAA
- a CDS encoding serine hydrolase domain-containing protein, with amino-acid sequence MMKLLTFFSLFALASLLLGETSPSPIKPVLESLVDKHIAPGVVTLVTNKDKVLDFESAGYASLVSKTPIRKDAVFWIASMSKSLTGTALMMLVDEGKVSLDDPVEKYLPEFKDQKVKDADGILRAPKHPITVREVMCHTSGMVLANEKTLRQTQSLKDNVALYARFPLRQEPGTKYEYNNCGINTGGRIIEVVSGMNYADFMQKRLFEPLGMKDTTFWPNEEQAARLAHTARFTADKKGLEEIQQDKGAEQRIIDKWSEGVHVPRSVTADMGAGIAFNYAKHYGEPAGGFFSTAADIGTFCRMLLNAGALDGKRYLSEQAVKHLSSIQTGETPVSPDSAYGVGFSIKLKEDEGPSVGSFGHRGARRTAMWIDPKNEIAMVILVERFDMTGEEQKIMYGGFMKAAVAAYGKTGK; translated from the coding sequence ATGATGAAACTTCTCACTTTTTTCAGCCTCTTTGCCCTCGCCTCGCTCTTGCTTGGTGAGACAAGCCCCAGCCCGATCAAGCCAGTGCTGGAGTCGCTGGTGGACAAGCACATCGCCCCTGGTGTGGTGACGCTGGTCACCAACAAGGACAAGGTGCTCGACTTCGAGTCCGCAGGCTATGCCAGCCTGGTCAGCAAGACGCCCATACGCAAAGACGCAGTGTTTTGGATCGCCTCCATGAGCAAGTCACTCACCGGCACTGCGCTGATGATGCTGGTGGATGAGGGCAAGGTGAGCCTGGATGATCCGGTGGAAAAATACCTGCCTGAGTTCAAAGACCAGAAGGTCAAGGATGCAGACGGCATCCTGCGCGCGCCAAAGCACCCGATCACGGTGCGCGAGGTGATGTGCCACACGAGCGGCATGGTGCTGGCGAATGAGAAAACGCTGAGGCAGACGCAGTCGCTGAAGGATAATGTGGCGCTGTATGCACGGTTTCCGCTGCGGCAGGAGCCGGGCACCAAGTATGAATACAACAACTGCGGAATTAACACCGGTGGACGCATCATTGAGGTGGTGAGCGGCATGAACTACGCTGATTTCATGCAGAAGCGTCTGTTTGAACCGCTTGGAATGAAGGACACCACCTTCTGGCCGAATGAAGAGCAGGCTGCACGACTGGCCCACACGGCACGGTTCACCGCTGACAAGAAGGGACTGGAGGAGATCCAGCAGGACAAAGGAGCCGAACAGCGCATCATCGACAAATGGAGTGAAGGAGTGCATGTGCCTCGATCTGTGACGGCGGACATGGGAGCGGGCATCGCTTTTAATTATGCCAAACACTATGGCGAGCCTGCGGGCGGCTTTTTCTCCACCGCCGCGGATATTGGCACCTTTTGCCGCATGCTGCTGAATGCTGGTGCGCTGGATGGAAAACGCTATCTCTCTGAGCAGGCGGTCAAACATTTGTCCTCCATCCAGACCGGAGAAACCCCAGTAAGTCCTGACTCAGCCTATGGCGTTGGATTCTCCATCAAGCTCAAGGAGGATGAAGGCCCGAGTGTGGGAAGTTTCGGTCATCGTGGTGCGCGCCGCACGGCCATGTGGATCGACCCAAAAAACGAGATCGCCATGGTGATTTTGGTGGAGCGTTTTGACATGACTGGAGAGGAGCAGAAGATCATGTATGGCGGCTTCATGAAGGCGGCGGTGGCCGCGTATGGCAAAACGGGAAAGTAA
- a CDS encoding PfkB family carbohydrate kinase: MNLDVLCVGHAACDVSLFVEHYPLENSKCETHESLEGCGGPAANAAWLLVRWGIRAGFAGLVGDDVHGVRALDELIAAGADVSLMDLRSGHVTPLSMILVNRQNGSRTIINRKAKGAALSLDASAVRALSPRVLLFDGHELGASLTAMRECPDAISILDAGSWREGTAALAGKVHYLAASERFALQATGMTSLKDVKDRKECLRRLRGQFGTITIVTLGERGLIYDAGEGFNELPAFPATAVDTTAAGDIFHGAFTFAMARSMPLREALRFASMAGSLSVRRSGGRPSAPSLAEVAEALAQECA; encoded by the coding sequence ATGAACCTTGATGTCTTGTGCGTCGGCCATGCCGCCTGTGACGTGAGCCTTTTCGTGGAGCACTATCCGCTGGAGAACTCCAAATGCGAAACTCACGAGTCTCTCGAAGGCTGCGGTGGCCCTGCAGCGAATGCGGCGTGGCTGCTTGTACGCTGGGGAATCCGTGCAGGATTTGCGGGACTCGTGGGCGATGATGTGCATGGCGTGCGCGCCCTGGATGAATTGATCGCCGCAGGAGCAGATGTGTCGCTGATGGATCTGCGCTCGGGGCATGTCACGCCGTTGTCTATGATTCTCGTGAATCGACAGAACGGCAGCCGCACTATCATCAATCGCAAGGCCAAGGGCGCTGCGCTGTCTCTGGACGCAAGTGCTGTGCGTGCGCTGTCTCCGCGAGTACTGCTATTCGATGGGCATGAGCTGGGGGCTTCGCTGACCGCAATGCGGGAATGTCCGGACGCGATTTCCATTCTCGATGCGGGATCATGGCGCGAGGGCACGGCTGCACTTGCGGGCAAAGTTCACTACTTAGCGGCATCAGAGCGCTTTGCCCTGCAAGCTACGGGCATGACAAGCCTGAAGGATGTGAAAGACCGGAAGGAGTGCCTGCGACGTTTGCGCGGCCAATTTGGCACCATCACCATCGTCACCTTGGGAGAGCGCGGCCTGATTTATGATGCGGGCGAAGGATTCAACGAACTGCCCGCATTCCCTGCCACTGCTGTGGACACCACAGCAGCGGGCGACATTTTCCACGGCGCATTCACCTTTGCCATGGCCCGCAGCATGCCACTGAGGGAGGCGCTGCGCTTTGCCTCCATGGCTGGATCGCTTTCCGTGCGCAGATCAGGAGGTCGGCCATCCGCCCCGAGTTTGGCTGAAGTGGCGGAAGCGCTAGCTCAGGAGTGCGCCTGA
- a CDS encoding chitobiase/beta-hexosaminidase C-terminal domain-containing protein: MSLLVSLWLTAVSAMTLHAAEKALPACNRLRFEPLPGTEQAMVGAKLEGSNTSRTEGYVTLTTINAVAAKSWSEVKFENVKLYRWLRLSMPAGATAKMGKVEVYSGDRLLAGGENKGAIFTPFVEGKDAVNDSAIGFDLFATATPNRPAFNPAGNDLDQPTDVKLSGPREAIIRYTLDGSTPTVEHGETYSKPIHVEKNTTITAVTIDPDRAAPSLPVPVTYLVKDQTKSGLFTAHIGNSLTGTCGGFWRYARTAGYAHHQESFLRPGALTRENWAVATGEYKNDKLATAKEMQSQKRGTATWDEHWSKIGKVDLITLQPRDFDLDKEIAAEISFIRKFREKSPDMQPWLYCEWVEMKRARPSDAGTVPSYQMKKTFPALTWEESMSAMLLYVEELQHRLNPQISDGKTAHIIPSALAMGWIKNMIDHGQFPGVKPGSFYPLLFNDQVHPASGPIHNSANGAYLVDLTWYSAFYREAPEGKTLPIETTLTPEQARVIERLAWDVVKNYPDCGLYEEGKEPCGKPEFGNDGKIITLKSSTQGAWFRYTLDGTTPTRTRGYVYCGAISVQPGIQVKAIAYKSGMADSEITSP, translated from the coding sequence ATGTCCCTGCTTGTATCTCTGTGGCTGACAGCAGTTTCGGCCATGACATTGCATGCGGCTGAAAAGGCCCTCCCCGCATGCAATCGCCTGCGCTTTGAGCCGCTGCCCGGCACGGAGCAGGCCATGGTGGGTGCAAAGCTGGAGGGCTCCAACACCTCCCGCACAGAAGGGTATGTGACGCTGACAACGATCAACGCGGTGGCAGCGAAGAGCTGGAGCGAAGTGAAGTTTGAGAACGTGAAACTCTACCGCTGGCTACGTCTTTCCATGCCTGCCGGTGCGACGGCCAAGATGGGCAAGGTGGAGGTGTATTCGGGAGACCGACTGCTCGCGGGAGGTGAGAACAAAGGGGCAATCTTCACCCCCTTTGTGGAAGGCAAAGACGCTGTGAACGACAGCGCGATCGGTTTTGACCTGTTTGCCACGGCCACGCCCAACCGGCCTGCGTTTAATCCGGCAGGGAACGATCTGGACCAGCCGACGGACGTGAAGTTGAGCGGCCCGCGTGAGGCCATCATTCGCTACACTTTGGATGGCAGCACACCGACTGTGGAGCATGGAGAGACCTACAGCAAGCCGATCCATGTAGAGAAGAACACTACGATTACAGCCGTCACGATTGATCCTGATCGTGCAGCACCAAGTCTGCCGGTGCCGGTGACTTATCTGGTGAAGGACCAGACTAAGTCGGGACTCTTCACCGCACACATCGGCAACAGTCTCACCGGAACCTGCGGCGGCTTTTGGCGCTATGCGCGCACGGCGGGCTATGCGCACCATCAGGAGTCGTTTTTGCGTCCTGGTGCGCTGACACGTGAGAACTGGGCCGTGGCGACGGGTGAGTACAAAAATGACAAGCTGGCGACTGCTAAGGAAATGCAGTCGCAGAAACGCGGCACCGCGACGTGGGACGAACACTGGAGCAAGATCGGAAAGGTGGACCTGATCACGCTGCAGCCGCGCGACTTTGATCTGGACAAGGAAATTGCCGCCGAGATCAGCTTCATCCGCAAATTCCGCGAGAAGTCGCCCGATATGCAGCCGTGGCTGTACTGCGAGTGGGTGGAAATGAAACGAGCACGCCCCAGTGATGCCGGCACCGTGCCGAGCTATCAGATGAAGAAGACCTTTCCGGCGCTGACCTGGGAGGAATCCATGAGCGCCATGCTGCTGTATGTGGAAGAACTGCAGCACCGGCTGAATCCGCAGATCTCTGATGGAAAAACCGCGCACATCATCCCCAGCGCGCTGGCAATGGGCTGGATCAAAAACATGATCGATCACGGGCAGTTTCCCGGTGTGAAACCTGGCTCCTTTTACCCGCTGCTTTTCAATGACCAGGTGCATCCTGCCAGCGGACCGATCCATAATTCGGCGAATGGCGCGTATCTGGTGGATCTCACCTGGTATTCCGCTTTTTACCGTGAAGCGCCGGAGGGCAAGACGCTGCCCATCGAGACCACGCTTACCCCGGAGCAAGCACGCGTGATCGAACGCCTCGCGTGGGATGTGGTGAAGAATTATCCGGACTGCGGCCTGTATGAGGAGGGTAAGGAGCCCTGTGGCAAACCAGAGTTCGGCAACGATGGAAAGATCATCACGCTGAAGTCGTCGACTCAGGGTGCGTGGTTCCGCTATACTCTCGACGGCACGACACCGACGCGCACGCGCGGCTATGTGTACTGCGGTGCCATCAGCGTGCAGCCGGGCATTCAGGTCAAGGCCATCGCCTATAAGAGCGGCATGGCGGACAGCGAAATCACCTCTCCATAA
- a CDS encoding FAD-dependent oxidoreductase gives MNPSPTSSDRHTRRAFVKASAVVAAAPVASAQQATTKAPIREIETDVLVCGGGCAGTAAALSAARNGAKTLLVEKAPFAGGIITSVGLPYFDGIADIKTHRVVVRGIALELLAKTGVCKADAKEIKPHNPTIPNTFEFKVLLDRELQACGDRLTVLFNSFACDAESSNGRITSVVIANKDGLVRIKPKVVIDCTGDADVAAWAGAPTEQSAEVQPLTLHFRIGKVQKVPDIGKLCRAALVKAQELGELPHFYGPGVMFMYANDEIYIHGVRVPANPTDAADLSRAEMQGRADALAMHRAWKRDIPAFADSYFLEAYPWIGVRESRRLIGQHVLNEKEVMQGRRFDDAIATGCWYLDLHPNKTVVGSANDFNPEKVQPGPYDIPYRSLVPQKIENLLVAGRCHSATRGAHASTRVTVTAMALGEAAGCAAAMSLTEKTAVASLNGQRVREALARQNAGPFTDS, from the coding sequence ATGAATCCCAGCCCAACCAGCAGTGACCGCCACACGAGGCGTGCTTTTGTGAAGGCGTCTGCCGTCGTCGCGGCGGCTCCTGTGGCGTCTGCGCAGCAGGCGACGACCAAGGCACCTATCCGTGAGATTGAGACGGATGTGTTGGTGTGCGGCGGAGGCTGTGCTGGCACGGCAGCGGCGCTGAGCGCGGCACGCAATGGTGCAAAGACGCTGCTGGTGGAAAAAGCGCCCTTTGCTGGCGGCATCATCACGAGCGTGGGCCTGCCCTACTTTGATGGCATCGCAGACATCAAGACGCATCGCGTGGTGGTGCGTGGTATCGCGCTGGAACTGCTGGCCAAGACGGGTGTGTGCAAGGCGGATGCCAAGGAGATCAAGCCGCACAACCCCACGATACCGAACACCTTTGAGTTTAAAGTGCTGCTGGACCGCGAACTGCAGGCCTGTGGCGACAGGCTGACCGTGCTTTTCAATTCCTTCGCCTGCGATGCCGAGTCCTCCAACGGTCGCATCACCTCCGTGGTGATCGCCAACAAGGACGGGCTGGTCCGCATCAAACCCAAGGTCGTGATCGACTGCACCGGAGACGCTGATGTGGCCGCCTGGGCGGGTGCGCCTACAGAGCAAAGCGCCGAGGTGCAGCCCCTGACATTGCATTTCCGCATCGGCAAAGTGCAGAAGGTGCCGGACATCGGCAAACTTTGCCGTGCCGCGCTGGTGAAAGCGCAGGAGCTTGGTGAACTGCCGCATTTCTACGGCCCGGGCGTGATGTTCATGTATGCCAACGATGAGATCTACATCCACGGCGTGCGCGTGCCAGCCAACCCAACCGATGCCGCCGACCTGAGCCGAGCCGAGATGCAAGGACGCGCTGATGCGCTGGCCATGCATCGTGCGTGGAAGCGGGACATCCCCGCCTTTGCGGACTCCTATTTCCTCGAAGCGTATCCATGGATCGGTGTGCGCGAGTCGCGCCGCCTGATCGGCCAGCATGTGCTGAATGAGAAGGAAGTCATGCAGGGCCGCCGGTTTGACGACGCCATCGCCACCGGCTGCTGGTATCTGGATCTGCACCCGAACAAGACCGTGGTGGGCAGCGCGAATGACTTTAACCCGGAGAAGGTGCAGCCCGGGCCCTATGACATCCCCTACCGCTCGCTCGTGCCACAGAAGATCGAAAATCTGCTCGTGGCAGGCCGCTGCCATAGCGCCACACGTGGTGCTCATGCTTCCACCCGCGTGACTGTAACCGCCATGGCTCTGGGCGAGGCGGCGGGATGCGCGGCAGCCATGAGTTTGACCGAGAAAACCGCGGTGGCCTCGCTGAATGGTCAGCGTGTGCGTGAGGCCCTCGCCCGGCAGAACGCCGGTCCTTTTACTGATTCCTAA
- a CDS encoding orotidine 5'-phosphate decarboxylase / HUMPS family protein, whose translation MKPIVQISLDLTNIDEALETAALAMRAGVDWLEAGTPLILAEGLHGVRALRKAFPNTPIVADLKTMDGGYLEAEMMAKAGATHVVVMARAHAETVKCVVKAGKDFGCKVMGDNMISEDMVAGAKWLEDLGCDYVIHHIGYDERRGIAAAGKRMPSPLDQLREVVNAVKVPVQAVGGLSLEQAIQCPKYGAPLVVLGAPLTIDADAFKTADGNLEASLRMICEAVHAQDVPAF comes from the coding sequence ATGAAACCCATCGTTCAAATCTCCCTCGACCTGACGAACATTGACGAAGCGCTCGAAACCGCCGCCCTGGCCATGCGTGCCGGAGTGGACTGGCTGGAGGCCGGCACGCCGCTGATCCTCGCCGAAGGTCTGCACGGTGTCCGCGCCCTGCGCAAGGCTTTCCCAAACACCCCCATCGTGGCCGACCTGAAGACGATGGACGGCGGCTACCTGGAAGCCGAAATGATGGCCAAGGCCGGAGCCACACACGTCGTGGTCATGGCCCGCGCACACGCAGAAACCGTCAAATGCGTCGTCAAAGCCGGAAAAGACTTTGGCTGCAAGGTCATGGGAGACAACATGATCTCTGAAGACATGGTGGCCGGAGCCAAGTGGCTGGAGGATCTGGGCTGTGACTATGTGATTCACCACATCGGCTACGACGAGCGCCGCGGCATCGCCGCCGCCGGCAAGCGCATGCCCAGCCCGCTGGACCAGCTGCGCGAGGTGGTGAACGCCGTCAAAGTGCCCGTGCAGGCCGTGGGCGGCCTCAGCCTAGAGCAGGCCATCCAGTGCCCGAAGTATGGCGCTCCGCTCGTCGTTCTCGGCGCCCCGCTGACCATCGACGCCGACGCCTTCAAAACCGCCGACGGCAATCTTGAGGCCTCCCTGCGCATGATTTGCGAGGCCGTGCATGCTCAGGACGTTCCTGCTTTTTAA
- a CDS encoding zinc-binding dehydrogenase, whose amino-acid sequence MKSAAVVNYAPEKGSVEVREIETPTIGSEDVLLEVANVGVCGSDLHQWTADHSWPVNYPVVLGHEFGGRIVEVGKEVEGWKVGDRVVSETAAIISPNNPMTKRGLYNLDPTRKGFGYGVNGAMTKYVRVPSRILHHVPDQLPFEQACLTEPCCVAYSAVVKNARIEPGDRVVVLGPGTIGILCAAMARLCGAQVAIVGLPQDAHRLEIAKQYGCEVIIGDAKPWATARDGLGCDGVIDAAGASITLKIALDIVRPAGWISKVGWGPQPLGFNLDPLVQKNITLQGSFSHNWPIWERVIALLSSGQFDVKPIIGGVWPVTEWHEAFEKMHKGEVVKSVLRPV is encoded by the coding sequence ATGAAATCCGCCGCCGTCGTCAATTACGCGCCTGAAAAAGGCTCCGTCGAAGTCCGTGAAATCGAAACCCCAACCATCGGCAGCGAGGACGTGCTCCTCGAAGTGGCCAATGTGGGCGTCTGCGGCTCCGACCTCCACCAGTGGACCGCCGACCACTCCTGGCCGGTGAACTACCCGGTCGTGCTCGGCCATGAGTTTGGCGGACGCATCGTGGAAGTGGGCAAGGAAGTGGAAGGCTGGAAAGTGGGCGACCGCGTCGTCTCCGAAACCGCCGCGATCATCAGCCCGAACAACCCAATGACCAAGCGCGGGCTCTACAATCTGGACCCGACCCGCAAGGGCTTCGGCTACGGCGTGAATGGCGCCATGACGAAGTATGTGCGCGTACCCAGCCGCATCCTGCACCATGTGCCGGACCAGCTTCCCTTTGAGCAGGCCTGCCTCACCGAGCCTTGCTGCGTAGCCTACAGTGCTGTGGTGAAAAACGCCCGCATCGAGCCCGGCGACCGCGTGGTCGTTCTCGGGCCAGGCACCATCGGCATTCTCTGCGCTGCCATGGCACGTCTCTGCGGTGCACAGGTGGCCATCGTCGGCCTGCCGCAGGATGCGCACCGACTTGAAATCGCCAAGCAGTATGGCTGCGAGGTCATCATCGGTGATGCCAAGCCCTGGGCCACTGCCCGCGACGGCCTGGGCTGCGATGGAGTGATTGACGCTGCAGGTGCGAGCATCACGCTGAAAATCGCGCTCGACATCGTGCGTCCGGCCGGGTGGATCAGCAAGGTGGGCTGGGGCCCGCAGCCTCTGGGCTTCAACCTCGACCCGCTGGTGCAGAAAAACATCACCCTTCAAGGCAGCTTCAGCCACAACTGGCCCATCTGGGAACGCGTCATCGCCCTGCTCAGCAGCGGTCAGTTTGACGTGAAGCCCATCATCGGCGGCGTCTGGCCCGTGACCGAATGGCACGAAGCCTTTGAGAAGATGCACAAGGGCGAAGTCGTGAAGAGCGTGCTGCGTCCGGTGTAA
- a CDS encoding sugar phosphate isomerase/epimerase family protein has protein sequence MPKLAAFPKAFMQALCKEGTMTVSEWIQLASKLDVQGLEWYAGFLEMADEKNWPCFRKEVEDTGKVIPMMCCSPDFTHPDAAFREKEIAKQKRWIDMTHTLGGSYCRVLSGQRRPELSIDEGVKLAADSIYACLPYAQERGITLIIENHYKDDFWEYPEFAQKMDVFCKLVDAVNHPNFGVNYDPSNTYLAGEDPVELLKRVSHRVVTMHASDRYLAEGTIEDLRKEEGGAMGYAKRLRHGEIGKGLNDYDAIFSELKSKGFDSWISIEDGVDGMEQLARSVEFLKKKIAQYWPQ, from the coding sequence ATGCCCAAGCTCGCCGCCTTCCCCAAAGCCTTCATGCAGGCCCTCTGCAAAGAAGGAACCATGACCGTGTCCGAATGGATCCAGCTCGCCTCCAAACTCGATGTGCAGGGCCTGGAATGGTATGCCGGATTTCTGGAAATGGCCGATGAGAAAAACTGGCCGTGCTTCCGGAAGGAAGTGGAGGACACCGGCAAGGTGATCCCGATGATGTGCTGCTCCCCCGACTTCACGCACCCGGATGCAGCCTTTCGCGAAAAGGAGATCGCCAAACAGAAGCGCTGGATCGATATGACACACACGCTCGGCGGCTCCTACTGCCGCGTGCTCAGCGGGCAGCGCCGCCCGGAGCTGTCGATTGATGAAGGAGTGAAGCTGGCGGCAGATTCCATCTACGCCTGCCTGCCCTATGCGCAGGAACGCGGCATTACGCTGATCATTGAGAACCACTACAAGGATGATTTCTGGGAATATCCCGAATTCGCGCAGAAGATGGATGTTTTCTGCAAATTGGTGGATGCGGTGAATCATCCGAACTTTGGGGTGAACTACGACCCTTCCAACACCTACCTGGCAGGAGAAGATCCGGTGGAACTGCTGAAGCGTGTCTCCCACCGCGTGGTGACGATGCATGCCAGCGACCGCTATCTGGCGGAAGGAACCATCGAAGATCTGCGCAAGGAGGAAGGTGGTGCCATGGGCTACGCCAAGCGCCTGCGCCATGGCGAAATCGGCAAAGGTTTGAATGACTACGATGCTATTTTCTCCGAGCTGAAGAGCAAGGGCTTCGACAGCTGGATCAGCATCGAAGACGGCGTCGATGGCATGGAGCAGCTCGCTCGCAGTGTGGAGTTCCTGAAGAAGAAGATCGCCCAGTACTGGCCACAGTAA
- a CDS encoding SDR family NAD(P)-dependent oxidoreductase: protein MSRLQNKVIIVTGSVTGIGKAIAKRCVAEGAKVIVHGLEQDLGEQTVAELGAENATLVIKDLADEAAPQLLVDAAVKAFGKLDAVVNNAAQVGTGNIQTTDGAWFRRMLEINCVVPYLIIRAALPHLSATHGSIINIGSVNAYSGEPNLMPYSVSKGALMTLTRNLGDTLMRENGVRVNQINPGWVLTENEAKRKREHGLREDWYADLPKVYAPAGRILWPDEVAACAAWLLADECGPISGQVFDLEQHPFIGRNPPKDASTIPSK from the coding sequence ATGTCTCGTCTTCAAAACAAAGTCATCATCGTCACCGGCAGTGTCACCGGTATCGGCAAGGCCATCGCCAAACGCTGCGTCGCCGAAGGAGCCAAAGTCATCGTCCATGGCCTGGAGCAGGATCTGGGAGAGCAAACCGTCGCCGAACTCGGCGCTGAAAATGCAACACTGGTGATCAAGGATCTGGCAGATGAGGCCGCCCCGCAGCTGCTGGTGGACGCCGCCGTGAAGGCCTTTGGCAAACTGGATGCGGTGGTGAACAACGCCGCACAGGTTGGCACGGGTAACATCCAGACCACGGATGGTGCGTGGTTTCGCCGCATGCTGGAGATCAACTGCGTGGTGCCCTATCTGATCATCCGTGCCGCTTTGCCGCATCTGAGCGCAACGCATGGCAGCATCATCAACATCGGCAGCGTGAACGCCTACAGCGGCGAACCCAACCTGATGCCCTACAGCGTGAGCAAAGGCGCGCTCATGACACTGACCCGCAACCTGGGAGACACGCTGATGCGTGAAAACGGCGTGCGCGTAAACCAGATCAATCCCGGCTGGGTGCTGACCGAAAACGAAGCCAAGCGCAAACGAGAGCACGGCCTGCGCGAAGACTGGTATGCCGACCTGCCCAAGGTCTATGCCCCCGCAGGACGCATCCTGTGGCCGGATGAAGTCGCCGCGTGCGCCGCATGGCTGCTGGCCGACGAGTGCGGCCCGATCAGCGGCCAGGTCTTTGACCTGGAGCAGCATCCCTTCATCGGCCGCAATCCGCCGAAAGACGCCTCCACCATCCCTTCCAAATAA